One segment of Primulina tabacum isolate GXHZ01 chromosome 6, ASM2559414v2, whole genome shotgun sequence DNA contains the following:
- the LOC142548758 gene encoding uncharacterized protein LOC142548758 encodes MLTGRGSQWPLTGGVPCQLSTAANKLQRMYVGGYQDGSVRIWDASSPILSLVSILQLKIEGIQVSGASSAVSAMDFSSITLTLAVGNNSGVVFIYILQGDSNQTILTLINETSRHDKHLPHSESNQCSAIFSILNSPVRALQFVNSGVKLLVGYECGQVAIIDTSLLSVLSITECLSSSKSPIISVTVGTFSDTHENNVNNSENEIVSESTTELAFVLTSDAHTVLIDCGRGNMVNSEPIFPKENSTAISMYLTGKTHTLSERSKKLFVMSSQHVDAENQPLQSSHENLSGLSSVEGHMQPPGLGDKTLESQILLCCSDAVYTYSLKSFFQGGSNFVQLLNLEKPCSWTTIFKKNAEEYGLILFYQTGEIEIRSFPDLELVGDTSLMSILRWSFKNNMEKTMCASDEGQITLVSEPI; translated from the exons ATGTTGACCGGGAGGGGTTCGCAGTGGCCTCTGACTGGTGGCGTTCCTTGTCAACTCTCTACGGCTGCAAATAAACTTCAGAGGATGTATGTGGGAGGATATCAAGATGGATCTGTCCGAATATGGGATGCCTCTTCTCCGATTTTGTCACTTGTTTCTATTTTACAATTGAAG ATAGAAGGAATTCAAGTTTCTGGTGCAAGTTCAGCAGTATCAGCCATGGACTTCTCTTCTATCACCTTGACCTTAGCTGTTGGCAATAACAGCGGAGTG GTTTTCATTTATATACTTCAAGGCGATTCCAACCAAACAATCTTGACCCTGATAAATGAAACCAGTCGTCATG ATAAACATTTGCCACATTCAGAGAGCAATCAATGTTCGGCTATATTTTCCATACTGAATTCTCCTGTACGTGCCTTACAGTTTGTAAATTCTGGAGTCAAACTCCTTGTTGGATATGAATGTGGGCAG GTTGCTATAATTGATACTAGTTTATTGTCAGTGTTATCTATAACAGAATGTTTGTCTAGCTCGAAGTCACCAATCATTTCAGTGACTGTGGGCACTTTTTCTGACACTCATGAAAACAATGTGAATAACTCTGAAAATGAAATTGTTAGTGAGTCTACCACAGAGCTTGCTTTTGTATTAACTAGTGATGCACACACAGTCTTAATAGATTGTGGCAGAGGCAATATGGTGAATTCTGAGCCAATATTTCCAAAGGAAAATTCCACAGCAATAAGCATGTATTTAACAGGCAA AACGCATACTCTCTCTGAAAGGTCGAAAAAACTTTTTGTGATGTCTTCTCAGCATGTTGATGCTGAAAATCAACCACTGCAATCCAGTCACGAAAATCTGAGTGGTTTGTCCAGCGTTGAAGGCCACATGCAACCCCCAGGTTTAGGGGATAAGACATTGGAATCCCAGATTTTATTGTGTTGCAGTGATGCTGTGTACACATACTCCTTAAAGTCTTTCTTTCAG GGCGGTAGTAACTTTGTACAATTACTGAATCTTGAGAAACCATGTTCCTGGACTACAATCTTCAAGAAAAATGCAGAAGAGTATGGATTGATCTTATTTTATCAAACTGGAGAAATTGAAATACG GTCCTTTCCAGATCTTGAACTGGTGGGAGATACCTCATTGATGTCGATTCTGAGGTGGAGCTTCAAAAATAATATGGAGAAGACAATGTGTGCTTCTGACGAAGGGCAGATTACCTTG GTCTCTGAACCAATATGA
- the LOC142548759 gene encoding LOW QUALITY PROTEIN: N-(5'-phosphoribosyl)anthranilate isomerase 1, chloroplastic (The sequence of the model RefSeq protein was modified relative to this genomic sequence to represent the inferred CDS: substituted 2 bases at 2 genomic stop codons): MGLLNGIFPKMKMTRLSNQSTIVSLADKAYKKDRPLVKMCGITSARDAAKAAEAGANFIGMILWPHSKRSIPLPIAKEISXVARGQXAVPVGVFVDDDAETTLRASDEAGLGYVQLHGYGSRNDFQIVARESKVIYVLHANDGGDLLNFITDEECPLVDWVLVDSAKGGSGKEFNWSKFKLPPISSKKGWFLAGGVNHRNVCEALSILRPHGINVSSGICGPDGIQKDELQILSFMKAVHSMHYRPTMSKFGYPSSVLCV, from the exons ATGGGTTTATTAAATGGAATCTTTCCAAAGATGAAAATGACACGCTTATCAAACCAATCAACAATAGTTTCGCTTGCTGATAAAGCATACAAAAAAGACAGACCTTTAGTTAAGATGTGTGGAATCACATCAGCTAGAGATGCTGCCAAAGCAGCAGAAGCTGGTgcaaattttattgggatgattcTTTGGCCCCACTCAAAACGCTCCATCCCACTTCCTATTGCAAAAGAGATTTCATGAGTGGCTCGAGGACAATGAGCTGTACCTGTTGGGGTATTCGTAGATGATGATGCAGAAACGACATTAAGAGCATCTGATGAAGCAGGACTTGGATATGTTCAG CTACATGGATATGGTTCACGAAATGATTTTCAGATTGTGGCTAGAGAGAGTAAAGTGATTTATGTTCTTCACGCGAATGATGGTGGTGATCTTCTGAATTTTATAACTGACGAAGAATGTCCTCTTGTTGATTGGGTTCTCGTGGATAGTGCTAAAGGTGGAAG TGGTAAAGAGTTTAATTGGTCAAAATTTAAGCTGCCACCGATTTCGAGCAAAAAAGGATGGTTCCTTGCTGGAGGAGTTAACCATAGGAACGTATGCGAAGCTCTTTCTATACTTAGACCACACGGAATCAATGTAAGTAGTGGCATTTGTGGTCCAGATGGCATACAGAAAGATGAACTTCAAATATTGTCATTCATGAAAGCAGTCCATTCAATGCATTACCGACCGACAATGTCAAAATTTGGTTATCCATCTTCTGTTTTATGCGTGTAA